The Paralichthys olivaceus isolate ysfri-2021 chromosome 9, ASM2471397v2, whole genome shotgun sequence genome contains a region encoding:
- the LOC109624664 gene encoding uncharacterized protein, whose translation MRPRSRLLSKRRLLLPTIREGPEETVRDRNEANTLHIASVSSEDYLLSICHLAHPTFPSRDVSPDNTQHTRQLHVGHQRLRLRSTGKTSTRYEFSPAEEAQAEQREDEELSGKLMFGNSDPLEYLYGHQSNLSGGVRRAFVEGSFMRQHGSVWECPARSRANSIPRASSPVPPRQRKSSCPELHTSSDTSAPDISPKHSSSRLEAQRGTLVERGAEAERHKPAVKQSLISQWISDCRSAWREARVRVCMLPAIAEI comes from the coding sequence ATGCGACCGCGGTCCAGACTGCTGTCCAAGAGACGACTCCTGCTGCCCACGATCAGAGAAGGCCCCGAGGAGACGGTGAGGGATCGGAATGAGGCCAACACGCTTCACATTGCATCTGTCTCCTCTGAGGACTACCTCCTCTCCATCTGCCACCTGGCTCACCCCACCTTCCCCAGCAGAGATGTTTCCCCTgacaacacacagcacacaaggCAGTTGCATGTTGGTCACCAGAGGCTGAGGCTGAGGTCCACTGGGAAAACATCCACCAGATATGAGTTCAGCCCCGCAGAGGAGGCACAAGCCGAGCAGAGAGAGGACGAAGAACTGAGTGGCAAGCTGATGTTTGGCAACTCTGACCCTCTGGAGTATCTTTACGGACACCAGAGCAACCTCTCAGGTGGTGTGAGGAGGGCGTTTGTGGAGGGAAGCTTCATGAGACAACATGGAAGCGTATGGGAGTGCCCGGCTCGCTCCAGGGCAAACAGCATCCCCCGGGCCTCAAGTCCAGTCCCCCCACGCCAACGCAAGAGCAGCTGCCCTGAGCTACACACCAGCAGTGACACATCAGCTCCGGATATCTCTCCAAAACACAGCTCATCCAGGTTGGAGGCCCAGAGAGGGACCCTGgtagagagaggagcagaggccGAGAGGCACAAACCTGCCGTCAAACAATCCCTGATCTCCCAGTGGATCTCTGACTGCAGGTCAGCGTGGAGAGAGGCGCGTGTGCGGGTCTGCATGCTGCCTGCAATCGCTGAGATATAG